A window of the Pyramidobacter piscolens W5455 genome harbors these coding sequences:
- the acgM gene encoding radical SAM/SPASM domain protein, ACGX system — translation MKHYFSFQWHITDDCDQRCKHCYIYSGGAKRCVNSMSWAQMEDVLANCHDFCSVYRRRPYFYITGGDPILHPDFWRLLKKLRKMDAPFVILGNPFHLDDTVCARLKELGCEQYQLSLDGLRETHDWFRRPGSFDCTLEKISALKKAGISASVMTTVSGANIAEIPAVIDIVVEHGVDVFSFSRYCPTGGEADARIEPMQYRALLDRCHKKFAAYEAASSATHFYRKDHLWTLYEYEEGLFKIPGEAQSGMIYGGCGCGSGHLSILPTGDLYACRRFPSRVGNALTDRMADVWLCEMERYRDFMKFKKCVGCELMPWCRGCPAVACGTSGGFYDADPQCWKEIER, via the coding sequence GTGAAGCATTATTTTTCCTTTCAGTGGCACATCACCGACGATTGTGACCAGCGATGTAAGCATTGCTACATCTATTCCGGCGGCGCGAAAAGATGCGTGAACTCGATGAGCTGGGCGCAGATGGAAGACGTGCTGGCCAACTGCCATGATTTCTGTTCCGTCTACCGGCGGCGTCCTTATTTCTATATCACCGGCGGCGATCCGATCCTGCATCCTGATTTCTGGCGGCTGCTGAAAAAACTCAGAAAGATGGATGCCCCCTTTGTGATCCTCGGCAATCCGTTTCATCTCGACGATACGGTCTGCGCGCGCCTGAAAGAACTTGGCTGCGAGCAGTACCAGCTTTCCCTCGACGGTTTGCGCGAGACGCACGACTGGTTTCGCCGCCCCGGTTCCTTCGACTGTACGCTGGAGAAGATCTCCGCGCTCAAAAAGGCCGGCATCAGCGCTTCCGTCATGACGACGGTGTCGGGAGCCAACATCGCTGAGATCCCGGCCGTCATCGACATCGTCGTCGAGCACGGCGTCGACGTGTTCTCTTTTTCGCGCTACTGTCCGACCGGCGGCGAGGCCGACGCCCGTATCGAGCCGATGCAGTACCGCGCTCTGCTCGACCGCTGCCATAAGAAGTTCGCCGCTTACGAAGCCGCGAGCAGTGCGACGCATTTTTACCGCAAGGATCATCTCTGGACGCTGTACGAGTACGAGGAGGGACTTTTCAAAATTCCCGGCGAAGCGCAGTCCGGCATGATCTACGGCGGGTGCGGATGTGGCTCCGGACATCTAAGCATTTTGCCCACAGGCGATCTGTATGCTTGCCGGCGCTTTCCCAGCCGCGTGGGCAATGCGCTTACCGACCGCATGGCCGACGTATGGCTGTGCGAGATGGAACGCTACCGCGATTTCATGAAATTCAAAAAGTGCGTCGGCTGCGAGCTGATGCCATGGTGTCGCGGCTGCCCGGCCGTGGCCTGCGGTACGTCGGGCGGCTTTTACGACGCCGATCCTCAGTGCTGGAAGGAGATTGAACGATGA